Proteins found in one Labrus bergylta chromosome 8, fLabBer1.1, whole genome shotgun sequence genomic segment:
- the LOC110000823 gene encoding histone H1-like — MAEEAPAVAAPVVKTPKKKAAPKPKSDGPPLPTLIISAVAESKERKGVSLSAVKKALAAKGVDVVKANKRINAAVVKLVTNGTLAQTKGSGASGSFKLAKKEPKAAKPAAKKVAKKAPAKAKKPAAKKATPKKTPVKKVAVKKSPKKVAAKKTPVKKATKKPAAKSPKKAAPKKVVKKTPVKKTPTKKTAAKKTAAKKAKK, encoded by the coding sequence ATGGCAGAAGAAGCACCAGCAGTAGCAGCCCCGGTGGTGAAAACCCCGAAGAAGAAAGCGGCTCCCAAGCCCAAGTCTGATGGACCCCCCCTCCCGACGCTCATCATCAGCGCTGTGGCTGAGTCCAAAGAGCGCAAAGGTGTGTCCTTATCGGCCGTCAAGAAGGCACTGGCCGCTAAAGGTGTGGATGTGGTCAAGGCTAACAAACGCATCAACGCCGCCGTGGTTAAGCTGGTAACAAACGGAACTTTGGCACAGACTAAAGGCAGTGGTGCCTCCGGATCTTTCAAGCTCGCAAAGAAAGAGCCCAAAGCCGCCAAACCAGCAGCGAAGAAGGTCGCAAAGAAAGCTCCAGCCAAGGCAAAGAAGCCCGCAGCAAAGAAAGCTACACCCAAGAAGACTCCAGTTAAGAAGGTAGCAGTCAAGAAGTCACCGAAGAAGGTAGCAGCTAAGAAAACTCCAGTAAAGAAGGCAACCAAAAAGCCTGCTGCTAAGAGTCCCAAGAAGGCTGCTCCCAAGAAAGTGGTCAAGAAGACTCCAGTGAAGAAAActccaacaaagaaaacagcagcaaagaagaCTGCAGCCAAGAAGGCCAAGAAGTAA
- the LOC110002925 gene encoding histone H2B-like — MPETVKAPKKGSKKAVSKATKTGKKRRKSRKESYAIYVYKVLKQVHPDTGISSKAMGIMNSFVSDIFERIAGESSRLAQYNKRSTITSREIQTAVRLLLPGELAKHAVSEGTKAVTKYTSSK; from the coding sequence ATGCCTGAAACCGTGAAAGCGCCCAAGAAGGGCTCAAAGAAAGCCGTCTCTAAGGCCACCAAGAccgggaagaagaggagaaagtccAGGAAGGAGAGCTATGCCATCTACGTCTACAAAGTCCTGAAGCAGGTCCATCCCGACACCGGTATCTCCTCCAAGGCTATGGGCATCATGAACTCGTTCGTGAGCGACATCTTTGAGCGCATCGCCGGGGAGTCCTCCCGTCTGGCTCAATACAACAAGCGCTCCACCATCACCTCCAGGGAGATCCAGACCGCTGTCCGCCTGCTGCTGCCCGGTGAGCTGGCTAAACACGCCGTGTCTGAGGGCACCAAGGCTGTGACCAAGTACACCAGCTCCAAGTAA
- the LOC110002931 gene encoding histone H4, with amino-acid sequence MSGRGKGGKGLGKGGAKRHRKVLRDNIQGITKPAIRRLARRGGVKRISGLIYEETRGVLKVFLENVIRDAVTYTEHAKRKTVTAMDVVYALKRQGRTLYGFGG; translated from the coding sequence ATGTCTGGAAGAGGAAAGGGAGGTAAAGGACTCGGTAAAGGAGGCGCTAAGCGTCACCGTAAAGTTCTCCGTGATAACATCCAGGGAATCACCAAGCCCGCTATCCGCCGTCTGGCTCGTCGTGGTGGAGTCAAACGTATCTCTGGTCTCATCTACGAGGAGACCCGTGGTGTGTTGAAGGTGTTTCTGGAGAACGTTATCCGTGATGCCGTCACCTACACCGAGCATGCCAAGAGGAAGACCGTCACCGCCATGGATGTGGTTTACGCTCTGAAGAGACAGGGACGCACTCTGTACGGCTTCGGAGGTTAA
- the LOC114917158 gene encoding histone H3: protein MARTKQTARKSTGGKAPRKQLATKAARKSAPATGGVKKPHRYRPGTVALREIRRYQKSTELLIRKLPFQRLVREIAQDFKTDLRFQSSAVMALQEASEAYLVGLFEDTNLCAIHAKRVTIMPKDIQLARRIRGERA from the coding sequence ATGGCAAGAACCAAGCAGACCGCTCGTAAGTCCACAGGAGGCAAAGCTCCCAGGAAGCAGCTGGCCACCAAGGCTGCCCGTAAGAGCGCCCCGGCCACCGGCGGCGTCAAGAAGCCCCATCGTTACAGGCCCGGTACCGTGGCTCTCAGAGAGATCCGTCGTTACCAGAAATCCACCGAGCTGCTCATCCGCAAGCTGCCCTTCCAGCGTCTGGTCCGTGAGATCGCTCAGGACTTCAAGACCGACCTGCGCTTCCAGAGCTCCGCTGTCATGGCTCTGCAGGAGGCCAGCGAGGCTTACCTGGTCGGTCTCTTCGAGGACACCAACCTCTGCGCCATCCACGCCAAGAGGGTCACCATCATGCCCAAAGACATCCAGCTGGCCAGAAGGATCCGCGGAGAGAGAGCTTAA
- the LOC110000819 gene encoding histone H2A, translating into MSGRGKTGGKARAKAKTRSSRAGLQFPVGRVHRLLRKGNYAQRVGAGAPVYLAAVLEYLTAEILELAGNAARDNKKTRIIPRHLQLAVRNDEELNKLLGGVTIAQGGVLPNIQAVLLPKKTEKAAKK; encoded by the coding sequence ATGTCAGGAAGAGGCAAAACCGGCGGAAAAGCCAGAGCAAAGGCAAAGACTCGCTCCTCTCGTGCCGGGCTCCAGTTCCCAGTCGGTCGTGTTCACAGGCTGCTGCGTAAAGGAAACTATGCCCAGCGTGTTGGTGCCGGAGCCCCCGTCTACCTGGCGGCTGTGCTCGAGTACCTGACCGCTGAGATCCTGGAGTTGGCCGGTAACGCTGCCCGTGACAACAAGAAGACCCGTATCATCCCCCGTCACCTGCAGCTGGCTGTCCGCAACGACGAGGAGCTCAACAAGCTGCTCGGAGGAGTCACCATCGCTCAGGGAGGAGTGCTGCCCAACATCCAGGCTGTTCTCCTGCCCAAGAAGACCGAGAAGGCTGCCAAGAAGTAA
- the LOC110000822 gene encoding histone H1-like, whose translation MAEEAPAVAAPVVKAPKKKAAPKPKSDGPPLPTLIISAVAESKERKGVSLSAVKKALAAKGVDVVKVNKRINAAVVKLVTNGTLAQTKGSGASGSFKLAKKEPKAAKPAAKKVAKKAPAKAKKPAAKKATPKKTPVKKVAVKKSPKKVAAKKTPVKKATKKPAAKSPKKAAPKKVVKKTPVKKTPTKKTAAKKTAAKKAKK comes from the coding sequence ATGGCAGAAGAAGCACCAGCAGTAGCAGCCCCGGTGGTGAAAGCCCCGAAGAAGAAAGCGGCTCCCAAGCCCAAGTCTGATGGACCCCCCCTCCCGACGCTCATCATCAGCGCTGTGGCTGAGTCCAAAGAGCGCAAAGGTGTGTCCTTATCGGCCGTCAAGAAGGCACTGGCCGCTAAAGGTGTGGATGTGGTCAAGGTTAACAAACGCATCAACGCCGCCGTGGTTAAGCTGGTAACAAACGGAACTTTGGCACAGACTAAAGGCAGTGGTGCCTCCGGATCTTTCAAGCTCGCAAAGAAAGAGCCCAAAGCCGCCAAACCAGCAGCGAAGAAGGTCGCAAAGAAAGCTCCAGCCAAGGCAAAGAAGCCCGCAGCAAAGAAAGCTACACCCAAGAAGACTCCAGTCAAGAAAGTAGCAGTCAAGAAGTCCCCGAAGAAGGTAGCAGCTAAGAAAACCCCGGTCAAGAAGGCAACCAAAAAGCCTGCTGCAAAGAGTCCCAAGAAGGCTGCTCCCAAGAAAGTGGTCAAGAAGACTCCAGTGAAGAAAActccaacaaagaaaacagcagcaaagaagaCTGCAGCCAAGAAGGCCAAGAAGTAA
- the LOC136179889 gene encoding histone H2A, whose product MSGRGKTGGKARAKAKTRSSRAGLQFPVGRVHRLLRKGNYAQRVGAGAPVYLAAVLEYLTAEILELAGNAARDNKKTRIIPRHLQLAVRNDEELNKLLGGVTIAQGGVLPNIQAVLLPKKTEKAAKK is encoded by the coding sequence ATGTCAGGAAGAGGCAAAACCGGCGGAAAAGCCAGAGCAAAGGCAAAGACTCGCTCCTCTCGTGCCGGGCTCCAGTTCCCAGTCGGTCGTGTCCACAGGCTGCTGCGTAAAGGAAACTATGCCCAGCGTGTTGGTGCCGGAGCCCCCGTCTACCTGGCGGCTGTGCTCGAGTACCTGACCGCTGAGATCCTGGAGTTGGCCGGTAACGCTGCCCGTGACAACAAGAAGACCCGTATCATCCCCCGTCACCTGCAGCTGGCTGTCCGCAACGACGAGGAGCTCAACAAGCTGCTCGGAGGAGTCACCATCGCTCAGGGAGGAGTGTTGCCCAACATCCAGGCTGTTCTCCTGCCCAAGAAGACCGAGAAGGCTGCCAAGAAGTAG
- the LOC110000820 gene encoding histone H3 — translation MARTKQTARKSTGGKAPRKQLATKAARKSAPATGGVKKPHRYRPGTVALREIRRYQKSTELLIRKLPFQRLVREIAQDFKTDLRFQSSAVMALQEASEAYLVGLFEDTNLCAIHAKRVTIMPKDIQLARRIRGERA, via the coding sequence ATGGCAAGAACCAAGCAGACCGCTCGTAAGTCCACAGGAGGCAAAGCCCCCAGGAAGCAGCTGGCCACCAAGGCTGCCCGTAAGAGCGCCCCGGCCACCGGCGGCGTCAAGAAGCCCCATCGTTACAGGCCCGGTACCGTGGCTCTCAGAGAGATCCGTCGTTACCAGAAATCCACCGAGCTGCTCATCCGCAAGCTGCCCTTCCAGCGTCTGGTCCGTGAGATCGCTCAGGACTTCAAGACCGACCTGCGCTTCCAGAGCTCCGCTGTCATGGCTCTGCAGGAGGCCAGCGAGGCTTACCTGGTCGGTCTCTTCGAGGACACCAATCTCTGCGCCATCCACGCCAAGAGGGTCACCATCATGCCCAAAGACATCCAGCTGGCCAGAAGGATCCGCGGAGAGAGAGCTTAA
- the LOC114921511 gene encoding histone H4, whose product MSGRGKGGKGLGKGGAKRHRKVLRDNIQGITKPAIRRLARRGGVKRISGLIYEETRGVLKVFLENVIRDAVTYTEHAKRKTVTAMDVVYALKRQGRTLYGFGG is encoded by the coding sequence ATGTCTGGAAGAGGAAAGGGAGGTAAAGGACTCGGTAAAGGAGGCGCCAAGCGTCACCGTAAAGTTCTCCGTGATAACATCCAGGGAATCACCAAGCCCGCTATCCGCCGTCTGGCTCGTCGTGGTGGAGTCAAACGTATCTCTGGTCTCATCTACGAGGAGACACGTGGTGTGTTGAAGGTCTTCCTGGAGAACGTTATCCGTGATGCCGTCACCTACACCGAACATGCCAAGAGGAAGACCGTCACCGCCATGGATGTGGTTTACGCTCTGAAGAGACAGGGACGCACTCTGTACGGCTTCGGAGGTTAA
- the LOC110005802 gene encoding histone H2B-like — protein MPEPVKAPKKGSKKAVSKATKTGKKRRKSRKESYAIYVYKVLKQVHPDTGISSKAMGIMNSFVSDIFERIAGESSRLAQYNKRSTITSREIQTAVRLLLPGELAKHAVSEGTKAVTKYTSSK, from the coding sequence ATGCCTGAACCCGTGAAAGCGCCCAAGAAGGGCTCAAAGAAAGCCGTCTCTAAGGCCACCAAGAccgggaagaagaggagaaagtccAGGAAGGAAAGCTATGCCATCTACGTCTACAAAGTCCTGAAGCAGGTCCACCCCGACACCGGTATCTCCTCCAAGGCTATGGGCATCATGAACTCGTTCGTGAGCGACATCTTTGAGCGCATCGCCGGGGAGTCCTCCCGTCTGGCTCAATACAACAAGCGCTCCACCATCACCTCCAGGGAGATCCAGACCGCTGTCCGCCTGCTGCTGCCCGGTGAGCTGGCTAAACACGCCGTGTCTGAAGGCACCAAGGCTGTGACCAAATACACCAGCTCCAAGTAA
- the LOC110005800 gene encoding histone H3, with protein MARTKQTARKSTGGKAPRKQLATKAARKSAPATGGVKKPHRYRPGTVALREIRRYQKSTELLIRKLPFQRLVREIAQDFKTDLRFQSSAVMALQEASEAYLVGLFEDTNLCAIHAKRVTIMPKDIQLARRIRGERA; from the coding sequence ATGGCAAGAACTAAGCAGACCGCTCGTAAGTCCACAGGAGGCAAAGCCCCCAGGAAGCAGCTGGCCACCAAGGCTGCCCGTAAGAGCGCCCCGGCCACCGGCGGCGTCAAGAAGCCCCATCGTTACAGGCCCGGTACCGTGGCTCTTAGAGAGATCCGTCGTTACCAGAAATCCACCGAGCTGCTCATCCGCAAGCTGCCCTTCCAGCGTCTGGTCCGTGAGATCGCTCAGGACTTCAAGACCGACCTGCGCTTCCAGAGCTCCGCTGTCATGGCTCTGCAGGAGGCCAGCGAGGCTTACCTGGTCGGTCTCTTCGAGGACACCAACCTCTGCGCCATCCACGCCAAGAGGGTCACCATCATGCCCAAAGACATCCAGCTGGCCAGAAGGATCCGCGGAGAGAGAGCTTAA
- the LOC110000838 gene encoding histone H4: MSGRGKGGKGLGKGGAKRHRKVLRDNIQGITKPAIRRLARRGGVKRISGLIYEETRGVLKVFLENVIRDAVTYTEHAKRKTVTAMDVVYALKRQGRTLYGFGG, translated from the coding sequence ATGTCTGGAAGAGGAAAGGGAGGTAAAGGACTCGGTAAAGGAGGCGCTAAGCGTCACCGTAAAGTCCTCCGTGATAACATCCAGGGAATCACCAAGCCCGCTATCCGCCGTCTGGCTCGTCGTGGTGGAGTCAAACGTATCTCTGGTCTCATCTACGAGGAGACTCGTGGTGTGTTGAAGGTCTTCCTGGAGAACGTTATCCGTGATGCCGTCACCTACACCGAGCATGCCAAGAGGAAGACCGTCACCGCCATGGATGTGGTTTACGCTCTGAAGAGACAGGGACGCACTCTGTACGGCTTCGGAGGTTAA
- the LOC110000836 gene encoding histone H2B-like, protein MPDVVKAPKKGSKKAVSKATKTGKKRRKSRKESYAIYVYKVLKQVHPDTGISSKAMGIMNSFVSDIFERIAGESSRLAHYNKRSTITSREIQTAVRLLLPGELAKHAVSEGTKAVTKYTSSK, encoded by the coding sequence ATGCCGGATGTTGTGAAAGCGCCCAAGAAGGGCTCAAAGAAAGCCGTCTCTAAGGCCACCAAGACcggaaagaagaggagaaagtccAGGAAGGAGAGCTATGCCATCTACGTCTACAAGGTCCTGAAGCAGGTCCACCCCGACACCGGTATCTCCTCCAAGGCTATGGGCATCATGAACTCGTTCGTGAGCGACATCTTTGAGCGCATCGCCGGGGAGTCCTCCCGTCTGGCTCACTACAACAAGCGCTCCACCATCACCTCCAGGGAGATCCAGACCGCTGTCCGCCTGCTGCTGCCCGGTGAGCTGGCTAAACACGCCGTGTCTGAGGGCACCAAGGCTGTGACCAAGTACACCAGCTCCAAGTAA